In the Arachis ipaensis cultivar K30076 chromosome B10, Araip1.1, whole genome shotgun sequence genome, one interval contains:
- the LOC107620930 gene encoding uncharacterized protein LOC107620930: MPYPQRLQKASKDKQFSKFLEVFRKLQINIPFAEALEQMPLYAKFMKELLSNKRDWKESETVPTRISLQLADHSNKYPLGVVENLLVKVGPFIFSADFIILDMEEDKNASIILGRPFLATGRALINVQKGELTLRINEDEIVLNVLQALQHPNESKGCMRVDMIDPLIEEAIKAEKLDDVLDSLSKNDLLEIDDSPC, from the exons ATGCCATACCCTCAGAGACTTCAGAAGGCATCCAAAGACAAGCAATTTtccaaatttttggaagtctttagGAAGCTTCAGATCaacatcccttttgcagaggcccttgagcaaatgcctctttatGCAAAGTTTATGAAGGAGTTGTTGAGTAACAAGAGGGATTGGAAAGAAAGTGAGACAGTG cctactcgtatttctcttcaacttgctgatcatTCTAATAAATACCCTCTTGGAGTTGTTGagaatttacttgtgaaagtaggacctTTTATCTTTTCTGCTGATTTTATCATATTGGATATGGAAGAGGACAAAAATGcctctattattcttggaagaccctttttGGCCACAGGAAGAGCCCTTATTAATGTTCAAAAGGGTGAATTGACTTTAAGGATCAACGAAGATGAAATTGTCCTTAATGTGCTCCAGGCCTTACAACACCCTAATGAATCTAAAGGGTGTATGAGAGTTGATATGATTGACCCTCTGATTGAAGAGGCAATTAAAGCAGAAAAGCTTGATGATGTTCTGGATTCTCTTTCTAAGAATGATTTACTTGAGATTGATGATTCACCATGTTAG
- the LOC107620929 gene encoding two-component response regulator ORR22 — protein MTMENGVDDSSDQFPKGMRVLAVDDDPTCLMVLETLLRRCQYHVTTTSQAIKALKLLRENKFDLVISDVHMPDMDGFKLLELVGLEMDLPVIMLSANGDTKLVMKGISHGACDYLLKPVRIEELKNIWQHVIRRKKFDSKEKNKTRNSDKPSSE, from the exons ATGACCATGGAGAATGGTGTTGATGATAGCAGTGATCAGTTCCCCAAAGGAATGCGTGTTCTTGCAGTTGATGATGACCCCACTTGCCTAATGGTTTTAGAAACTCTTCTCAGAAGATGTCAATATCATG TTACCACAACTAGCCAAGCAATAAAGGCATTGAAGCTGTTGAGAGAGAACAAGTTTGACCTTGTAATAAGTGATGTGCACATGCCAGACATGGATGGATTTAAGCTTCTTGAGCTTGTGGGACTGGAAATGGACCTACCTGTCATAA TGTTGTCCGCAAATGGTGATACAAAGCTTGTGATGAAGGGGATTTCTCATGGAGCTTGTGATTATCTACTAAAGCCTGTGAGAAttgaagagctcaagaacatttGGCAGCATGTGATTAGGAGAAAGAAGTTTGATTCGAAGGAGAAGAACAAAACCAGGAACTCCGACAAGCCTAGTTCGGAG